In Primulina eburnea isolate SZY01 chromosome 14, ASM2296580v1, whole genome shotgun sequence, the following proteins share a genomic window:
- the LOC140812018 gene encoding F-box/FBD/LRR-repeat protein At1g13570-like isoform X2, whose protein sequence is MRMKGSIMSEVDLISNLPCSIIENILGCLPLRDIVRTSILSREWRYKWITCPEIVFDFWFDQMFLGGHKLETLVHQILKLHKGPLLRFALQVPDLKSSPNIDQWIHRLPKNTLQDLTLHVSRGENHKLPSDIYTFQNLRNLKLYNCAFNPPSGFKGFSKLENLDLQNVVLVPETFGKFFASCPAVERLRLVHCTSFDCLEIVGPKLKYLQFHGLFRSISFEKCPLLKDVKISFSSMDFKRENRFSIDLVKSLSSLPALEELQLQAYALEDLVEYGAPRKLPVALRTLKTLHLSDMYFEKIQEIACAICFIRSSPNLQKLKITAFTSDVVDSVSEFLRSQKSSDTLTHLKTVTMQLFSGNESEMEFIKYLLSSATELEEMAIAPHSSSVLDGGESILNELKQFPRASPKAEIINSDKE, encoded by the exons ATGAGAATGAAGGGATCCATTATGTCTGAGGTTGATTTGATTAGCAATCTACCTTGTAGCATAATTGAGAACATTCTTGGGTGCTTGCCTCTACGAGACATAGTCAGAACGAGCATTTTGTCGAGAGAATGGAGGTATAAATGGATAACATGCCCTGAAATCGTGTTTGATTTCTGGTTTGACCAAATGTTTCTCGGAGGTCACAAACTCGAGACCCTTGTTCACCAAATTCTTAAACTTCACAAGGGGCCTCTGCTTAGATTTGCACTCCAAGTCCCCGATCTGAAAAGTAGCCCCAATATTGATCAATGGATCCATCGGCTTCCAAAAAATACCCTCCAAGATTTAACCCTCCATGTATCTAGGGGAGAGAACCATAAGCTACCTTCTGATATATATACTTTCCAGAACTTGAGAAATTTAAAGCTCTATAACTGTGCATTCAATCCTCCCTCGGGTTTCAAAGGATTTAGTAAACTCGAGAACCTTGATCTTCAAAATGTTGTGCTAGTACCCGAAACTTTTGGAAAATTCTTTGCTTCCTGCCCCGCAGTTGAAAGACTAAGGTTGGTTCATTGCACTAGCTTCGATTGTCTCGAAATCGTCGGGCCGAAGTTAAAATATCTTCAGTTTCATGGCTTATTCAGATCCATTTCTTTTGAGAAGTGCCCCCTTCTTAAAGATGTTAAAATTTCATTCTCCTCCATGGATTTCAAAAGGGAAAACCGATTCTCCATCGATTTGGTCAAGTCCCTAAGCTCTCTACCTGCACTCGAGGAGCTACAACTGCAGGCTTACGCCTTGGAG GATCTTGTCGAGTATGGTGCCCCGAGGAAACTGCCAGTGGCCTTGAGAACCCTGAAAACTCTTCACCTTTCAGATATGTATTTTGAAAAGATTCAGGAAATCGCTTGTGCCATTTGCTTCATCAGAAGCTCCCCCAATCTACAAAAGCTTAAAATTACT GCCTTCACCTCAGATGTCGTGGATTCTGTCTCGGAATTTCTCCGATCCCAGAAAAGCTCGGATACATTAACACACCTTAAAACCGTTACTATGCAACTTTTCTCTGGCAACGAGTCTGAAATGGAGTTCATAAAATATCTATTATCATCTGCTACTGAACTCGAGGAAATGGCAATTGCCCCCCATTCAAGTAGTGTTCTTGATGGAGGTGAGTCGATATTAAACGAACTCAAACAGTTTCCTCGAGCATCTCCGAAGGCGGAAATCATTAATTCTGATAAGGAATAG
- the LOC140812018 gene encoding F-box/FBD/LRR-repeat protein At1g13570-like isoform X1 — translation MHRDMRMKGSIMSEVDLISNLPCSIIENILGCLPLRDIVRTSILSREWRYKWITCPEIVFDFWFDQMFLGGHKLETLVHQILKLHKGPLLRFALQVPDLKSSPNIDQWIHRLPKNTLQDLTLHVSRGENHKLPSDIYTFQNLRNLKLYNCAFNPPSGFKGFSKLENLDLQNVVLVPETFGKFFASCPAVERLRLVHCTSFDCLEIVGPKLKYLQFHGLFRSISFEKCPLLKDVKISFSSMDFKRENRFSIDLVKSLSSLPALEELQLQAYALEDLVEYGAPRKLPVALRTLKTLHLSDMYFEKIQEIACAICFIRSSPNLQKLKITAFTSDVVDSVSEFLRSQKSSDTLTHLKTVTMQLFSGNESEMEFIKYLLSSATELEEMAIAPHSSSVLDGGESILNELKQFPRASPKAEIINSDKE, via the exons atgcataGGG ACATGAGAATGAAGGGATCCATTATGTCTGAGGTTGATTTGATTAGCAATCTACCTTGTAGCATAATTGAGAACATTCTTGGGTGCTTGCCTCTACGAGACATAGTCAGAACGAGCATTTTGTCGAGAGAATGGAGGTATAAATGGATAACATGCCCTGAAATCGTGTTTGATTTCTGGTTTGACCAAATGTTTCTCGGAGGTCACAAACTCGAGACCCTTGTTCACCAAATTCTTAAACTTCACAAGGGGCCTCTGCTTAGATTTGCACTCCAAGTCCCCGATCTGAAAAGTAGCCCCAATATTGATCAATGGATCCATCGGCTTCCAAAAAATACCCTCCAAGATTTAACCCTCCATGTATCTAGGGGAGAGAACCATAAGCTACCTTCTGATATATATACTTTCCAGAACTTGAGAAATTTAAAGCTCTATAACTGTGCATTCAATCCTCCCTCGGGTTTCAAAGGATTTAGTAAACTCGAGAACCTTGATCTTCAAAATGTTGTGCTAGTACCCGAAACTTTTGGAAAATTCTTTGCTTCCTGCCCCGCAGTTGAAAGACTAAGGTTGGTTCATTGCACTAGCTTCGATTGTCTCGAAATCGTCGGGCCGAAGTTAAAATATCTTCAGTTTCATGGCTTATTCAGATCCATTTCTTTTGAGAAGTGCCCCCTTCTTAAAGATGTTAAAATTTCATTCTCCTCCATGGATTTCAAAAGGGAAAACCGATTCTCCATCGATTTGGTCAAGTCCCTAAGCTCTCTACCTGCACTCGAGGAGCTACAACTGCAGGCTTACGCCTTGGAG GATCTTGTCGAGTATGGTGCCCCGAGGAAACTGCCAGTGGCCTTGAGAACCCTGAAAACTCTTCACCTTTCAGATATGTATTTTGAAAAGATTCAGGAAATCGCTTGTGCCATTTGCTTCATCAGAAGCTCCCCCAATCTACAAAAGCTTAAAATTACT GCCTTCACCTCAGATGTCGTGGATTCTGTCTCGGAATTTCTCCGATCCCAGAAAAGCTCGGATACATTAACACACCTTAAAACCGTTACTATGCAACTTTTCTCTGGCAACGAGTCTGAAATGGAGTTCATAAAATATCTATTATCATCTGCTACTGAACTCGAGGAAATGGCAATTGCCCCCCATTCAAGTAGTGTTCTTGATGGAGGTGAGTCGATATTAAACGAACTCAAACAGTTTCCTCGAGCATCTCCGAAGGCGGAAATCATTAATTCTGATAAGGAATAG
- the LOC140812849 gene encoding probable serine/threonine-protein kinase PBL15, with translation MRTTKSQPWRPLTSKCCSADDHVIFRSFSRCRPSKSEFSKNIAPLPSFRKFSFSDVSRSSSARINEDLAQSFGQDLYDFQLSELRGITHNFSSNFLLGEGGFGRVHKGYVDESLRAGLKAQAVAVKLLDIEGLQGHREWLAEVIFLGQLRHPNLVKLIGYCCEDEERLLVYEFMPRGSLENHLFKRLSISLPWGTRLKIAVGAAKGLAFLHGAENPVIYRDFKTSNILLDSDFNAKLSDFGLAKMGPEGSNTHVTTRVMGTYGYAAPEYVSTGHLTTKSDIYSFGVVLLELLTGRRAMDKKRPKSEQNLVDWARPYLINTRRLRCIMDPRLAGQYSVKGAKEMGLLAQQCVSLNPKDRPKMPAIIETLESLQNLKDMAVTYGQWPGSPKTGRNAGYPNKMRRENGFGCKSAATVAAASPRSK, from the exons ATGAGAACCACAAAGTCTCAGCCATGGAGACCTTTAACTTCCAAATGTTGTTCTGCGGATGATCACGTCATTTTCCGAAGCTTTAGCCGTTGCCGGCCTTCGAAATCCGAATTCTCCAAGAACATAGCCCCATTGCCTTCTTTTAGAAAGTTTTCGTTCTCAGACGTAAGCCGTTCTTCTTCCGCTAGGATCAACGAGGATCTTGCTCAGTCTTTCGGACAGGATTTGTATGACTTCCAGCTGAGCGAACTCCGCGGCATAACGCATAACTTTTCGAGCAACTTCTTGTTGGGAGAAGGTGGTTTTGGGAGGGTGCATAAAGGGTATGTGGACGAGAGTTTGCGGGCAGGGCTGAAGGCGCAGGCTGTTGCTGTTAAACTTCTTGATATCGAAGGCCTTCAAGGTCATAGGGAATGGCTT GCGGAAGTGATATTTCTGGGGCAGCTAAGGCACCCAAATTTGGTGAAGTTGATTGGTTATTGCTGCGAAGATGAAGAAAGGCTTCTTGTGTATGAATTCATGCCTCGAGGCAGCTTGGAAAATCACTTATTCAAGA GGTTGTCCATATCATTGCCATGGGGGACAAGATTGAAAATCGCAGTCGGTGCAGCCAAAGGTCTTGCTTTCTTGCATGGTGCTGAGAACCCTGTCATATATCGTGATTTCAAGACTTCTAATATCTTGCTCGATTCG GATTTTAATGCCAAATTATCAGATTTCGGACTAGCGAAAATGGGACCCGAAGGATCGAATACCCACGTTACCACAAGGGTAATGGGAACGTACGGATACGCCGCTCCTGAGTATGTTAGCACAG GCCATTTAACTACTAAAAGTGACATATACAGTTTCGGAGTGGTTCTACTGGAACTCCTAACAGGGAGAAGAGCAATGGACAAAAAGAGGCCGAAAAGTGAACAAAACTTAGTGGACTGGGCCAGGCCATACTTGATCAATACCCGGAGATTACGTTGCATAATGGACCCTCGTCTTGCAGGACAGTACTCCGTCAAAGGGGCCAAAGAAATGGGCCTACTGGCCCAACAGTGTGTGAGCTTGAACCCAAAAGACAGGCCCAAAATGCCGGCCATTATTGAAACTCTTGAAAGCCTGCAAAATCTGAAGGATATGGCCGTCACCTATGGACAATGGCCTGGATCCCCGAAAACGGGTCGAAACGCGGGCTACCCGAATAAGATGAGGAGGGAAAACGGGTTTGGGTGCAAGAGCGCTGCTACTGTTGCTGCTGCAAGTCCTAGAAGCAAATGA